A single Candoia aspera isolate rCanAsp1 chromosome 5, rCanAsp1.hap2, whole genome shotgun sequence DNA region contains:
- the LOC134499265 gene encoding N-acetylated-alpha-linked acidic dipeptidase 2-like isoform X3: MKAENIQDFLHSFTRFPHVAGTEQNLHLAKQIQNQWKAFGLDTAELVHYDVLLSYPNPNSPNYISITDDGGKEIFNTSLFENPPGGYENISGVLPPYNAFSAQGEPLADLVYINYGRTEDFFKLEREMGINCTGKILIARYGKIFRGNKVKNAMLAGAKGIILYSDPADYCAPGVKPYPDGWNLPGQGVQRGNVLNLNGAGDPLTPGYPAKDYMFRLEVSDGVGIPTIPVHPIGYHDADVLLRFMGGPAAPDKSWKGNLNVSYNVGPGFLERYSTRKIRMHVHTTSQIRRIYNVIGSIKGTAEPDRYIIFGGHRDSWVLGGIDPTTGAAVLQEVARSFGKMMEKGWRPRRTILFASWDAEEFGLLGSTEWAEENSKILQTRAVAYINTDSSIEGNYTLRVDCTPLLNQLVYNLTKEISSPDEGYGGKSLYESWLEKDPSRENNQQPRINKLGSGSDFEAFFQRLGIASGRARYTKNRKVDKYSNYPVYHTTYETFELVKQFYDPTFQKQLTVAQLRAGLVYELSSSPVLPFQCQDYAEALRLYANEIYDQAKKHKAQLEMYKVSFDPLFSAVNHFADVATDFHRRLSQLDMNNPIAVRSMNDQLMLLERAFIDPLGLPGKLFYRHIIFAPSSHNKYAGMSFPGIYDALFDIDSRTDPRKAWEEVKRQISIAAFTVQAAAGTLEAVL; encoded by the exons CTCTTTCACTAGATTCCCACATGTGGCTGGAACAGAGCAGAACCTTCACTTGGCAAAGCAAATACAGAATCAGTGGAAGGCATTTGGCTTGGATACAGCAGAACTGGTTCACTACGACGTCCTTCTTTCTTACCCCAATCCGAACTCTCCCAATTATATCTCAATCACCGATGATGGTGGAAAAGAG ATTTTCAACACATCGCTATTTGAGAATCCTCCTGGAGGTTATGAAAATATTTCTGGAGTGCTGCCTCCTTACAATGCCTTCTCAGCACAGGGTGAGCCACTG GCAGATCTGGTGTATATCAATTATGGACGCACTGAAGACTTTTTCAAGTTAGAGCGAGAAATGGGAATTAACTGTACGGGAAAGATTCTCATTGCCCGGTATGGAAAAATATTCCGAGGAAACAAA GTTAAAAACGCCATGTTGGCCGGAGCAAAAGGAATTATCCTTTACTCTGATCCTGCAGACTACTGTGCACCTGGAGTCAAACCCTACCCAGATGGGTGGAATCTTCCTGGACAGGGAGTTCAGCGTGGAAATGTGTTAAATCTAAATGGTGCAGGAGATCCTCTTACTCCAGGCTATCCAGCCAAAG ACTACATGTTCAGACTTGAGGTTAGCGATGGAGTGGGAATTCCCACCATTCCAGTTCACCCCATTGGCTACCACGATGCTGACGTTTTATTACG GTTCATGGGGGGCCCTGCAGCTCCAGACAAGAGTTGGAAAGGAAATCTCAATGTATCCTATAACGTTGGGCCTGGATTTTTAGAACGCTACTCCACAAG aAAGATTAGGATGCATGTTCACACTACCAGTCAAATTAGACGGATATATAATGTGATCGGAAGCATCAAAGGAACAGCAGAACCTG ATCGGTACATAATCTTTGGAGGCCACAGAGATTCCTGGGTCTTGGGGGGTATTGACCCCACCACGGGAGCTGCTGTTCTTCAAGAGGTGGCTCGCAGTTTTGGCAAGATGATGGAGAAAG GTTGGAGGCCTAGAAGAACTATCCTTTTTGCCAGCTGGGATGCAGAAGAATTTGGGTTATTGGGCTCCACAGAGTGGGCAGAG gaAAACAGCAAAATTCTTCAGACACGGGCTGTGGCTTACATCAACACTGATTCTTCCATTGAAG GCAACTACACCTTGCGAGTTGACTGCACTCCCCTTCTGAACCAGTTGGTGTATAATCTGACAAAAGAG ATCTCAAGTCCTGATGAAGGATATGGAGGAAAATCTCTCTATGAGAGTTGGCTTGAGAAGGACCCTTCCCGTGAAAATAATCAGCAACCCAG GATCAACAAGCTTGGATCAGGCAGTGATTTTGAAGCTTTCTTTCAGAGACTAGGGATTGCGTCTGGCAGAGCCCGCTACACTAAAAACCGG AAAGTGGACAAATACAGTAATTATCCTGTTTACCACACTACCTATGAGACTTTTGAACTAGTCAAGCAGTTTTACGATCCCACTTTCCAGAAGCAGCTCACTGTTGCTCAGCTACGTGCAGGCTTGGTCTATGAGCTTTCCAGTTCCCCAGTTCTTCCCTTCCAGTGTCAGGACTATGCAGAAGCTTTGAGACTCTATGCCAATGAAATCTATGACCAGGCCAAGAAACACAAAGCACAACTTGAGATGTACAAAGTATCATTTG ATCCCCTCTTTTCTGCTGTGAATCATTTTGCAGATGTAGCAACAGATTTTCACCGCAGGCTTTCACAGCTTGATATGAATAA CCCCATTGCTGTACGGAGCATGAATGATCAGCTGATGCTTCTGGAGAGAGCTTTCATTGATCCTCTTGGTTTGCCAGGCAAACTGTTCTACAG ACACATCATTTTTGCTCCAAGCAGTCACAACAAATATGCAGGCATGTCATTCCCAGGGATCTATGATGCTCTTTTTGATATTGACAGCAGGACAGATCCACGCAAAGCTTGGGAGGAAGTCAAGAGGCAGATCTCTATTGCAGCCTTCACTGTCCAGGCTGCTGCAGGGACTCTGGAAGCTGTGTTGTAA
- the LOC134499265 gene encoding N-acetylated-alpha-linked acidic dipeptidase 2-like isoform X4 yields MAKRTVVLCSWLGFLALLALFLLGFFVGWCVNSLGKSRGTSEVFPDARRQLFSEMKAENIQDFLHSFTRFPHVAGTEQNLHLAKQIQNQWKAFGLDTAELVHYDVLLSYPNPNSPNYISITDDGGKEIFNTSLFENPPGGYENISGVLPPYNAFSAQGEPLADLVYINYGRTEDFFKLEREMGINCTGKILIARYGKIFRGNKVKNAMLAGAKGIILYSDPADYCAPGVKPYPDGWNLPGQGVQRGNVLNLNGAGDPLTPGYPAKDYMFRLEVSDGVGIPTIPVHPIGYHDADVLLRFMGGPAAPDKSWKGNLNVSYNVGPGFLERYSTRKIRMHVHTTSQIRRIYNVIGSIKGTAEPDRYIIFGGHRDSWVLGGIDPTTGAAVLQEVARSFGKMMEKGWRPRRTILFASWDAEEFGLLGSTEWAEENSKILQTRAVAYINTDSSIEGNYTLRVDCTPLLNQLVYNLTKEISSPDEGYGGKSLYESWLEKDPSRENNQQPRINKLGSGSDFEAFFQRLGIASGRARYTKNRKVDKYSNYPVYHTTYETFELVKQFYDPTFQKQLTVAQLRAGLVYELSSSPVLPFQCQDYAEALRLYANEIYDQAKKHKAQLEMYKVSFDPLFSAVNHFADVATDFHRRLSQLDMNNPIAVRSMNDQLMLLERAFIDPLGLPGKLFYRHIIFAPSSHNKYAGMSFPGIYDALFDIDSRTDPRKAWEEVKRQISIAAFTVQAAAGTLEAVL; encoded by the exons CTCTTTCACTAGATTCCCACATGTGGCTGGAACAGAGCAGAACCTTCACTTGGCAAAGCAAATACAGAATCAGTGGAAGGCATTTGGCTTGGATACAGCAGAACTGGTTCACTACGACGTCCTTCTTTCTTACCCCAATCCGAACTCTCCCAATTATATCTCAATCACCGATGATGGTGGAAAAGAG ATTTTCAACACATCGCTATTTGAGAATCCTCCTGGAGGTTATGAAAATATTTCTGGAGTGCTGCCTCCTTACAATGCCTTCTCAGCACAGGGTGAGCCACTG GCAGATCTGGTGTATATCAATTATGGACGCACTGAAGACTTTTTCAAGTTAGAGCGAGAAATGGGAATTAACTGTACGGGAAAGATTCTCATTGCCCGGTATGGAAAAATATTCCGAGGAAACAAA GTTAAAAACGCCATGTTGGCCGGAGCAAAAGGAATTATCCTTTACTCTGATCCTGCAGACTACTGTGCACCTGGAGTCAAACCCTACCCAGATGGGTGGAATCTTCCTGGACAGGGAGTTCAGCGTGGAAATGTGTTAAATCTAAATGGTGCAGGAGATCCTCTTACTCCAGGCTATCCAGCCAAAG ACTACATGTTCAGACTTGAGGTTAGCGATGGAGTGGGAATTCCCACCATTCCAGTTCACCCCATTGGCTACCACGATGCTGACGTTTTATTACG GTTCATGGGGGGCCCTGCAGCTCCAGACAAGAGTTGGAAAGGAAATCTCAATGTATCCTATAACGTTGGGCCTGGATTTTTAGAACGCTACTCCACAAG aAAGATTAGGATGCATGTTCACACTACCAGTCAAATTAGACGGATATATAATGTGATCGGAAGCATCAAAGGAACAGCAGAACCTG ATCGGTACATAATCTTTGGAGGCCACAGAGATTCCTGGGTCTTGGGGGGTATTGACCCCACCACGGGAGCTGCTGTTCTTCAAGAGGTGGCTCGCAGTTTTGGCAAGATGATGGAGAAAG GTTGGAGGCCTAGAAGAACTATCCTTTTTGCCAGCTGGGATGCAGAAGAATTTGGGTTATTGGGCTCCACAGAGTGGGCAGAG gaAAACAGCAAAATTCTTCAGACACGGGCTGTGGCTTACATCAACACTGATTCTTCCATTGAAG GCAACTACACCTTGCGAGTTGACTGCACTCCCCTTCTGAACCAGTTGGTGTATAATCTGACAAAAGAG ATCTCAAGTCCTGATGAAGGATATGGAGGAAAATCTCTCTATGAGAGTTGGCTTGAGAAGGACCCTTCCCGTGAAAATAATCAGCAACCCAG GATCAACAAGCTTGGATCAGGCAGTGATTTTGAAGCTTTCTTTCAGAGACTAGGGATTGCGTCTGGCAGAGCCCGCTACACTAAAAACCGG AAAGTGGACAAATACAGTAATTATCCTGTTTACCACACTACCTATGAGACTTTTGAACTAGTCAAGCAGTTTTACGATCCCACTTTCCAGAAGCAGCTCACTGTTGCTCAGCTACGTGCAGGCTTGGTCTATGAGCTTTCCAGTTCCCCAGTTCTTCCCTTCCAGTGTCAGGACTATGCAGAAGCTTTGAGACTCTATGCCAATGAAATCTATGACCAGGCCAAGAAACACAAAGCACAACTTGAGATGTACAAAGTATCATTTG ATCCCCTCTTTTCTGCTGTGAATCATTTTGCAGATGTAGCAACAGATTTTCACCGCAGGCTTTCACAGCTTGATATGAATAA CCCCATTGCTGTACGGAGCATGAATGATCAGCTGATGCTTCTGGAGAGAGCTTTCATTGATCCTCTTGGTTTGCCAGGCAAACTGTTCTACAG ACACATCATTTTTGCTCCAAGCAGTCACAACAAATATGCAGGCATGTCATTCCCAGGGATCTATGATGCTCTTTTTGATATTGACAGCAGGACAGATCCACGCAAAGCTTGGGAGGAAGTCAAGAGGCAGATCTCTATTGCAGCCTTCACTGTCCAGGCTGCTGCAGGGACTCTGGAAGCTGTGTTGTAA
- the LOC134499265 gene encoding N-acetylated-alpha-linked acidic dipeptidase 2-like isoform X1, with translation MAAAKQPWLMIFNTSLFENPPGGYENISGVLPPYNAFSAQGEPLADLVYINYGRTEDFFKLEREMGINCTGKILIARYGKIFRGNKVKNAMLAGAKGIILYSDPADYCAPGVKPYPDGWNLPGQGVQRGNVLNLNGAGDPLTPGYPAKDYMFRLEVSDGVGIPTIPVHPIGYHDADVLLRFMGGPAAPDKSWKGNLNVSYNVGPGFLERYSTRKIRMHVHTTSQIRRIYNVIGSIKGTAEPDRYIIFGGHRDSWVLGGIDPTTGAAVLQEVARSFGKMMEKGWRPRRTILFASWDAEEFGLLGSTEWAEENSKILQTRAVAYINTDSSIEGNYTLRVDCTPLLNQLVYNLTKEISSPDEGYGGKSLYESWLEKDPSRENNQQPRINKLGSGSDFEAFFQRLGIASGRARYTKNRKVDKYSNYPVYHTTYETFELVKQFYDPTFQKQLTVAQLRAGLVYELSSSPVLPFQCQDYAEALRLYANEIYDQAKKHKAQLEMYKVSFDPLFSAVNHFADVATDFHRRLSQLDMNNPIAVRSMNDQLMLLERAFIDPLGLPGKLFYRHIIFAPSSHNKYAGMSFPGIYDALFDIDSRTDPRKAWEEVKRQISIAAFTVQAAAGTLEAVL, from the exons ATGGCAGCCGCTAAACAACCTTGGCTGATG ATTTTCAACACATCGCTATTTGAGAATCCTCCTGGAGGTTATGAAAATATTTCTGGAGTGCTGCCTCCTTACAATGCCTTCTCAGCACAGGGTGAGCCACTG GCAGATCTGGTGTATATCAATTATGGACGCACTGAAGACTTTTTCAAGTTAGAGCGAGAAATGGGAATTAACTGTACGGGAAAGATTCTCATTGCCCGGTATGGAAAAATATTCCGAGGAAACAAA GTTAAAAACGCCATGTTGGCCGGAGCAAAAGGAATTATCCTTTACTCTGATCCTGCAGACTACTGTGCACCTGGAGTCAAACCCTACCCAGATGGGTGGAATCTTCCTGGACAGGGAGTTCAGCGTGGAAATGTGTTAAATCTAAATGGTGCAGGAGATCCTCTTACTCCAGGCTATCCAGCCAAAG ACTACATGTTCAGACTTGAGGTTAGCGATGGAGTGGGAATTCCCACCATTCCAGTTCACCCCATTGGCTACCACGATGCTGACGTTTTATTACG GTTCATGGGGGGCCCTGCAGCTCCAGACAAGAGTTGGAAAGGAAATCTCAATGTATCCTATAACGTTGGGCCTGGATTTTTAGAACGCTACTCCACAAG aAAGATTAGGATGCATGTTCACACTACCAGTCAAATTAGACGGATATATAATGTGATCGGAAGCATCAAAGGAACAGCAGAACCTG ATCGGTACATAATCTTTGGAGGCCACAGAGATTCCTGGGTCTTGGGGGGTATTGACCCCACCACGGGAGCTGCTGTTCTTCAAGAGGTGGCTCGCAGTTTTGGCAAGATGATGGAGAAAG GTTGGAGGCCTAGAAGAACTATCCTTTTTGCCAGCTGGGATGCAGAAGAATTTGGGTTATTGGGCTCCACAGAGTGGGCAGAG gaAAACAGCAAAATTCTTCAGACACGGGCTGTGGCTTACATCAACACTGATTCTTCCATTGAAG GCAACTACACCTTGCGAGTTGACTGCACTCCCCTTCTGAACCAGTTGGTGTATAATCTGACAAAAGAG ATCTCAAGTCCTGATGAAGGATATGGAGGAAAATCTCTCTATGAGAGTTGGCTTGAGAAGGACCCTTCCCGTGAAAATAATCAGCAACCCAG GATCAACAAGCTTGGATCAGGCAGTGATTTTGAAGCTTTCTTTCAGAGACTAGGGATTGCGTCTGGCAGAGCCCGCTACACTAAAAACCGG AAAGTGGACAAATACAGTAATTATCCTGTTTACCACACTACCTATGAGACTTTTGAACTAGTCAAGCAGTTTTACGATCCCACTTTCCAGAAGCAGCTCACTGTTGCTCAGCTACGTGCAGGCTTGGTCTATGAGCTTTCCAGTTCCCCAGTTCTTCCCTTCCAGTGTCAGGACTATGCAGAAGCTTTGAGACTCTATGCCAATGAAATCTATGACCAGGCCAAGAAACACAAAGCACAACTTGAGATGTACAAAGTATCATTTG ATCCCCTCTTTTCTGCTGTGAATCATTTTGCAGATGTAGCAACAGATTTTCACCGCAGGCTTTCACAGCTTGATATGAATAA CCCCATTGCTGTACGGAGCATGAATGATCAGCTGATGCTTCTGGAGAGAGCTTTCATTGATCCTCTTGGTTTGCCAGGCAAACTGTTCTACAG ACACATCATTTTTGCTCCAAGCAGTCACAACAAATATGCAGGCATGTCATTCCCAGGGATCTATGATGCTCTTTTTGATATTGACAGCAGGACAGATCCACGCAAAGCTTGGGAGGAAGTCAAGAGGCAGATCTCTATTGCAGCCTTCACTGTCCAGGCTGCTGCAGGGACTCTGGAAGCTGTGTTGTAA
- the LOC134499265 gene encoding N-acetylated-alpha-linked acidic dipeptidase 2-like isoform X2 has product MGINCTGKILIARYGKIFRGNKVKNAMLAGAKGIILYSDPADYCAPGVKPYPDGWNLPGQGVQRGNVLNLNGAGDPLTPGYPAKDYMFRLEVSDGVGIPTIPVHPIGYHDADVLLRFMGGPAAPDKSWKGNLNVSYNVGPGFLERYSTRKIRMHVHTTSQIRRIYNVIGSIKGTAEPDRYIIFGGHRDSWVLGGIDPTTGAAVLQEVARSFGKMMEKGWRPRRTILFASWDAEEFGLLGSTEWAEENSKILQTRAVAYINTDSSIEGNYTLRVDCTPLLNQLVYNLTKEISSPDEGYGGKSLYESWLEKDPSRENNQQPRINKLGSGSDFEAFFQRLGIASGRARYTKNRKVDKYSNYPVYHTTYETFELVKQFYDPTFQKQLTVAQLRAGLVYELSSSPVLPFQCQDYAEALRLYANEIYDQAKKHKAQLEMYKVSFDPLFSAVNHFADVATDFHRRLSQLDMNNPIAVRSMNDQLMLLERAFIDPLGLPGKLFYRHIIFAPSSHNKYAGMSFPGIYDALFDIDSRTDPRKAWEEVKRQISIAAFTVQAAAGTLEAVL; this is encoded by the exons ATGGGAATTAACTGTACGGGAAAGATTCTCATTGCCCGGTATGGAAAAATATTCCGAGGAAACAAA GTTAAAAACGCCATGTTGGCCGGAGCAAAAGGAATTATCCTTTACTCTGATCCTGCAGACTACTGTGCACCTGGAGTCAAACCCTACCCAGATGGGTGGAATCTTCCTGGACAGGGAGTTCAGCGTGGAAATGTGTTAAATCTAAATGGTGCAGGAGATCCTCTTACTCCAGGCTATCCAGCCAAAG ACTACATGTTCAGACTTGAGGTTAGCGATGGAGTGGGAATTCCCACCATTCCAGTTCACCCCATTGGCTACCACGATGCTGACGTTTTATTACG GTTCATGGGGGGCCCTGCAGCTCCAGACAAGAGTTGGAAAGGAAATCTCAATGTATCCTATAACGTTGGGCCTGGATTTTTAGAACGCTACTCCACAAG aAAGATTAGGATGCATGTTCACACTACCAGTCAAATTAGACGGATATATAATGTGATCGGAAGCATCAAAGGAACAGCAGAACCTG ATCGGTACATAATCTTTGGAGGCCACAGAGATTCCTGGGTCTTGGGGGGTATTGACCCCACCACGGGAGCTGCTGTTCTTCAAGAGGTGGCTCGCAGTTTTGGCAAGATGATGGAGAAAG GTTGGAGGCCTAGAAGAACTATCCTTTTTGCCAGCTGGGATGCAGAAGAATTTGGGTTATTGGGCTCCACAGAGTGGGCAGAG gaAAACAGCAAAATTCTTCAGACACGGGCTGTGGCTTACATCAACACTGATTCTTCCATTGAAG GCAACTACACCTTGCGAGTTGACTGCACTCCCCTTCTGAACCAGTTGGTGTATAATCTGACAAAAGAG ATCTCAAGTCCTGATGAAGGATATGGAGGAAAATCTCTCTATGAGAGTTGGCTTGAGAAGGACCCTTCCCGTGAAAATAATCAGCAACCCAG GATCAACAAGCTTGGATCAGGCAGTGATTTTGAAGCTTTCTTTCAGAGACTAGGGATTGCGTCTGGCAGAGCCCGCTACACTAAAAACCGG AAAGTGGACAAATACAGTAATTATCCTGTTTACCACACTACCTATGAGACTTTTGAACTAGTCAAGCAGTTTTACGATCCCACTTTCCAGAAGCAGCTCACTGTTGCTCAGCTACGTGCAGGCTTGGTCTATGAGCTTTCCAGTTCCCCAGTTCTTCCCTTCCAGTGTCAGGACTATGCAGAAGCTTTGAGACTCTATGCCAATGAAATCTATGACCAGGCCAAGAAACACAAAGCACAACTTGAGATGTACAAAGTATCATTTG ATCCCCTCTTTTCTGCTGTGAATCATTTTGCAGATGTAGCAACAGATTTTCACCGCAGGCTTTCACAGCTTGATATGAATAA CCCCATTGCTGTACGGAGCATGAATGATCAGCTGATGCTTCTGGAGAGAGCTTTCATTGATCCTCTTGGTTTGCCAGGCAAACTGTTCTACAG ACACATCATTTTTGCTCCAAGCAGTCACAACAAATATGCAGGCATGTCATTCCCAGGGATCTATGATGCTCTTTTTGATATTGACAGCAGGACAGATCCACGCAAAGCTTGGGAGGAAGTCAAGAGGCAGATCTCTATTGCAGCCTTCACTGTCCAGGCTGCTGCAGGGACTCTGGAAGCTGTGTTGTAA